One window of the Salvelinus fontinalis isolate EN_2023a chromosome 2, ASM2944872v1, whole genome shotgun sequence genome contains the following:
- the LOC129816821 gene encoding neuronal tyrosine-phosphorylated phosphoinositide-3-kinase adapter 1-like yields the protein MSSGSAQDVAVEHFLRDIERRGKRLHCAVIGCEEQRPRGDMNLLYRKSRLDWRHKDQEGNKKSSSQKDPSSATVGKVRDLASFRRHFRMGFMTMPASQDLSPHSCASAMAPRSQSCHAVGAGDTGLENGEDYSDTQSQHGGRCPPAKPKRHPSTRLSSSSDPRAPHAPPDAPPPPPPTHPQAKHSEKKNAMKKSDSGDMSKKVPPLKPKRSPSTQLSFEPPTPCVPPLATPIQGGEGQPQGGDEPVYIEMVGQVFTRESQTATPHPVTPVATTPDSDSDQSEAIYEEMKYPLPEDREGHKRLPLKHERLKSSKHHHSSSGTSAHLPRPSSSPSCSKPKATVSISHSSPLPSSTSSTPVPQPLSSSPHPPRAPTPYLLQGNKSETESTSKIPAPFPNLLQHRPPLLAFPQPAAASSGVGVQHKAASAKLGTISIQTSSSMTAPSSASSSSITTSSNLPVPLSGSKESKDRDRDSQLGPAPGLRARSHSTPLPPSSKSTSPYSHHHHHPHPHHRPSHYHHYRKPERGDSPNPNTNNKNGSETFSKSIAQTQTQGSGKEGKSVSFCLKLDKAERDRDRERDKDRERDRDGHRDSHRDRDRDSDRERHRERDREAGFHFTSSQAENTTNNLSSQTSASSATTSSSSSSSHSRPHSRSQLHRYHTPHGLPAYKPPSSDSPLLWTYPSVGFRRPPAYDSLRGGSHLPSLHLQGHADVASKSSTVPGPVQGKAGFMPWDNSGFGDDGSYLPMQRKLSFSQGSRETEREKDEGRAWNGSADALLRIDKEDLGPGRRGGGGHSGIPVRFTGGRGLGHSESLAGMEGGSLGFRALPRGGLPLPCQTFPACRNGELGRLSRSSSTSGVRQVGGSDVQRQSSLPHREVLNQLHGLSQSSQTPCSPILSRQQQQLQLHQQQLQLQQQLQQLQQQHHLQLQFQHLAQLAQGHPPTTGGAATSAAQTQRDGKLLEVIERKRCLCKEIKAHRRPENNLCKQDSMPILPSWRRTPEPRKTGTPPCQRPQAVVWDTAI from the exons ATgagctctggctctgcccaggatGTGGCAGTGGAGCATTTCTTGCGTGACATAGAGAGGCGGGGAAAGCGGCTACATTGTGCTGTGATCGGTTGCGAGGAGCAACGTCCCCGTGGCGACATGAACCTGCTGTATCGTAAGAGCCGGCTGGACTGGAGGCACAAGGACCAGGAAGGCAATaagaagag CTCCAGCCAGAAGGACCCCTCCTCAGCCACGGTGGGCAAGGTCCGTGACTTGGCATCCTTCCGGCGCCACTTCCGCATGGGCTTCATGACCATGCCTGCCTCCCAGGACTTGTCCCCTCACTCCTGTGCCTCCGCCATGGCTCCCCGCTCCCAGTCCTGCCACGCCGTGGGCGCTGGAGACACAGGTCTGGAGAATGGGGAAGATTACTCTGACACCCAGTCACAGCACGGCGGGCGCTGCCCCCCTGCTAAACCCAAACGCCATCCCAGCACCCGTCTCAGCTCCTCCTCGGACCCCAGAGCACCTCACGCCCCACCGGACGCCCCTCCGCCACCCCCGCCCACTCACCCGCAGGCCAAACACTCAGAGAAGAAGAACG CCATGAAGAAGTCTGACTCAGGGGACATGTCCAAAAAGGTGCCGCCTTTGAAGCCCAAACGAAGCCCCAGTACTCAGCTCTCGTTTGAGCCCCCAACTCCCTGTGTGCCCCCTCTTGCCACGCCCATCCAGGGGGGTGAGGGTCAGCCTCAGGGGGGCGATGAGCCCGTCTACATAGAGATGGTGGGCCAAGTGTTCACCAGGGAGAGCCAGACTGCCACCCCTCACCCTGTCACGCCCGTAGCCACCACGCCTGATTCAGACTCAGACCAGAGCGAGGCCATCTATGAGGAGATGAAGTACCCACtgccagaggacagagagggacacaAACGCCTCCCTCTCAAACACGAGAGACTCAAATCCTCCAAacaccaccactcctcctctggCACGTCCGCCCATCTACCTCGCCCCTCGTCCTCCCCCTCCTGCTCCAAACCTAAAGCCACAGTGTCCATCTCCCACTCCTcgcccctcccctcctccacctcctccacccctgtcccccagcccctctcctccAGCCCGCACCCCCCACGAGCCCCTACGCCCTACCTTCTCCAGGGGAACAAATCAGAGACAGAGTCCACCAGTAAGATCCCAGCCCCCTTCCCCAACCTGCTGCAGCACCGACCCCCGCTGCTCGCCTTCCCCCAGCCTGCTGCTGCCTCCAGTGGGGTCGGGGTCCAACACAAGGCTGCTTCTGCCAAACTGGGGACCATCAGCATTCAGACCTCCTCCAGTATGACAGCTCCGTCtagcgcctcctcctcctccatcaccacctcctctaacctccctgttcccctgtcaggCTCTAAGGAGtctaaggacagagacagagacagccaaCTCGGCCCTGCACCAGGGCTAAGGGCCAGGAGCCACTCCACACCCCTGCCCCCTTCCTCTAAGTCCACCTCCCCCTattcccaccaccaccaccatccccaccCTCACCACCGCCcctcacactaccaccactaccgcAAACCAGAAAGAGGAGACTCGCCCAACCCCAACACCAACAACAAGAATGGCTCGGAGACCTTCTCCAAGTCCAttgcccagacccagacccagggctCGGGCAAGGAGGGCAAGTCTGTGAGCTTCTGCTTGAAGTTAGACAaagcagagagggacagggacagagagagggataaggacagagagagggacagagatggtcacagggatagtcacagagacagagacagggacagtgacAGAGAgcgacacagggagagagacagagaagcagGGTTCCACTTTACCTCCTCTCAGGCTGAGAACACCACCAACAACCTTTCATCCCAGACCAGTGCCAGTTCAGCCAcaacctcgtcctcctcctcttcctcccactctCGCCCTCACTCTCGCTCCCAACTCCACCGCTACCACACCCCCCACGGCCTACCCGCCTACAAGCCCCCCTCCTCAGACAGCCCCCTGCTCTGGACCTACCCCTCGGTGGGCTTCCGGAGACCCCCGGCGTACGACAGCCTGCGAGGAGGGTCTCATCTGCCCTCCTTACACCTCCAGGGTCACGCTGATGTGGCCTCCAAAAGCAGCACGGTGCCTGGGCCCGTCCAGGGGAAGGCTGGGTTCATGCCCTGGGACAACAGTGGCTTTGGAGATGATGGATCTTACTTGCCCATGCAGAGGAAACTGTCCTTCAGCCAaggcagcagagagacagagagagaga AGGATGAAGGGCGGGCGTGGAATGGCAGTGCCGATGCCCTCCTGAGGATAGACaaggaggacctgggccctggacGTCGAGGAGGAGGAGGCCACTCTGGGATCCCAGTACGCTTCACTGGAGGGAGGGGGCTGGGCCACAGTGAGTCCCTGGCCGGGATGGAGGGGGGGTCCTTGGGGTTCCGAGCCCTGCCTAGAGGGGGTCTCCCCCTCCCCTGCCAAACCTTTCCAGCCTGCCGCAATGGAG AACTGGGTCGATTGAGCCGCTCATCATCCACCTCTGGGGTGAGACAGGTGGGTGGAAGCGACGTTCAGCGGCAGAGCAGCCTGCCCCATCGAGAGGTACTGAATCAG ttgCATGGGCTGTCCCAATCCTCCCAAACACCCTGCAGTCCTATCCTGTccagacagcagcagcagctccagcTCCACCAGCAGCAGCTGCAGTTACAGCAACAGCTCCAGCAGCTGCAGCAGCAGCACCACCTCCAGCTGCAGTTCCAACACCTGGCCCAGCTGGCCCAGGGACACCCTCCCACCACCGGGGGCGCTGCCACGTCCGCAGCCCAAACCCAGAGGGATGGCAAGCTGCTGGAGGTCATTGAGAGGAAGCGCTGCCTATGCAAAGAGATCAAGGCCCACCGCCGCCCAGAAAATAACCTATGTAAGCAGGACAGCATGCCCATCCTGCCCAGCTGGAGACGGACCCCTGAGCCCCGGAAGACGGGCACGCCCCCCTGTCAGAGGCCCCAGGCCGTGGTGTGGGACACAGccatctga
- the LOC129816835 gene encoding sodium/potassium-transporting ATPase subunit beta-2-like codes for MAKDAEKSTWKDFIWNSRTREFCGRTGSSWGLILLFYLVFYIFLAGMFCLTMYVMLQTLDDYKPTWQDRLGTPGMMIRPRGKAMEISYNTTNTETWDMYIKTLDNFLSPYNNSLQAEKNEECTSDQYFIQADSGDVKNNPKRSCRFNRTLLEKCSGLDDHTYGYQAGKPCIIIKLNRVIGMLPGKDGQAPFVTCGAKKEDSDKIGQVEYYPENGTFNLMYYPYYGKKAQVNYSQPLVAIKFLNITLNEDINIECRIISNNIPPGSVRDKFAGKVSFKLRINTKG; via the exons ATGGCAAAGGATGCTGAGAAGAGCACTTGGAAGGACTTCATATGGAACTCCAGGACCCGAGAATTTTGTGGCAGGACAGGGAGCAGCTGGG GCCTCATCCTGCTCTTCTACCTAGTGTTCTACATCTTCCTAGCAGGCATGTTCTGCCTCACCATGTACGTCATGCTGCAGACCTTGGATGACTACAAACCCACATGGCAGGACAGGCTTGGCACACCAG GCATGATGATCAGACCCAGGGGAAAGGCGATGGAAATCTCCTACAACACCACCAACACTGAGACCTGGGACATGTACATCAAGACACTGGACAACTTCCTCTCCC CCTACAACAACTCTCTGCAGGCTGAGAAGAATGAAGAGTGCACATCGGACCAGTACTTTATTCAGGCAGACAGTGGTGATGTGAAGAACAACCCCAAGCGCTCCTGCCGGTTCAACCGCACCCTTCTAGAGAAATGTTCTGGCCTTGATGACCATACCTATGGATACCAGGCTGGCAAACCATGCATCATCATCAAGCTGAACCGG GTCATTGGGATGTTGCCAGGAAAGGATGGCCAGGCTCCATTTGTCACCTGTGGAGCGAAG AAAGAAGACTCTGATAAGATTGGACAGGTGGAGTACTACCCTGAAAATGGCACCTTCAACCTCATGTACTACCCTTACTATGGCAAGAAAGCTCAG GTGAACTACTCCCAGCCGCTGGTTGCCATCAAGTTTCTCAACATAACCCTCAATGAAGACATCAACATCGAGTGCAGGATCATCTCCAACAACATTCCTCCTGGGAGTGTAAGAGACAAGTTTGCGGGGAAAGTGTCTTTCAAACTGAGGATCAACACTAAAGGCTAG